In Aegilops tauschii subsp. strangulata cultivar AL8/78 chromosome 3, Aet v6.0, whole genome shotgun sequence, one genomic interval encodes:
- the LOC109781991 gene encoding uncharacterized protein: protein MPPSAGEVARPQSPLRAMMPQSPLRIKQGGKFYERLLTKESSGANPSFRYYGSEPGSVPFVWESEPGTPRDASRMVGGALPAITPPPSYLLRHHGGGVDVSRRVTATGRKKRYRLKRTIKVGFIADMFRRLAVGKACWSRPGPSPAQVSSSSRWLVASEKPPDQHGRHDDQAPAAKSGAVVCSGARQPSPCWMLPFRGGTGNRNRDCD, encoded by the coding sequence ATGCCTCCGAGcgccggcgaggtggcgcggCCGCAGAGCCCACTCCGCGCCATGATGCCGCAGAGCCCGCTCCGGATCAAGCAGGGCGGCAAGTTCTACGAGCGGCTGCTCACCAAGGAGAGCTCGGGGGCCAACCCGTCGTTCCGGTACTACGGGTCGGAGCCGGGCTCCGTGCCGTTCGTCTGGGAGTCGGAGCCCGGGACGCCCAGGGATGCCTCGCGGATGGTCGGCGGCGCGCTCCCGGCCATCACCCCGCCCCCGTCCTACCTGCTCCGCCACCACGGCGGCGGCGTCGACGTGTCCCGTCGCGTCACGGCCACGGGCAGGAAGAAGCGGTACAGGCTCAAGCGGACGATCAAGGTCGGCTTCATCGCCGACATGTTCCGCAGGCTCGCCGTCGGCAAGGCGTGCTGGTCGCGGCCGGGGCCGTCGCCGGCCCAGGTGTCGTCGTCCAGCCGGTGGCTCGTGGCGTCGGAGAAGCCGCCCGACCAGCACGGGCGCCACGACGATCAGGCTCCCGCGGCGAAGAGCGGCGCCGTGGTGTGCTCCGGGGCGCGTCAGCCGAGCCCGTGCTGGATGCTGCCGTTTCGCGGCGGCACGGGCAACCGGAACCGCGACTGCGACTAG